The Rhipicephalus sanguineus isolate Rsan-2018 chromosome 7, BIME_Rsan_1.4, whole genome shotgun sequence genome includes a window with the following:
- the LOC119400068 gene encoding adenylate cyclase, terminal-differentiation specific has protein sequence MRGTPGQRAFLRRESLTRSFRLLSEVRPADERTSVFKMAAPNTSGGGMSSAAPPSAAQVRLQAKRPRRCFTTEEDLAILREVAASKPFNDDLQWIHVIENLKGVLGRELTLRSLKDRVDLLIGYWRQEDTKNLRKSGTEEQYAEKEQILQDLSDYIRSINYVPRVAPRSSNSCGRKRSHAAASCLATPPEQVRADEDQGQQATQLLLSMTAPCSPAAVELTGEQCHEEEEEQQHQQQHQQRQQQQQQQQQQQQQQQQQQQQQQQQQQQQEQLQLQRQPQPPPAARQRVPVTASRGIRGLQSMGLQLLTMRQTHEFELRQKELQVEARKLDIEERRLALEERKLALAERKHEHEVTSRQQEQLDFIKRVEQMFDKLSQEVTDLSTRMSGNR, from the exons atgcgcggcacgccgGGGCAGCGAGCGTTTTTACGGAGAGAGTCGCTCACCCGCTCATTTCGTCTCCTCAGCGAAGTGcgcccagcggacgagcggacGAGCGTTTTCAAGATGGCagcccccaacacaagcggcggcggcatgtCTTCGGCGGCACCTCCAAGCGCGGCGCAGGTTCGGCTGCAGGCGAAAAGGCCCCGGCGCTGTTTCACTACCGAAGAAGACCTAGCCATTTTAAGAGAAGTGGCAGCGAGCAAGCCATTTAACGACGACTTGCAGTGGATTCATGTGATCGAAAACTTGAAAGGTGTGCTTGGCCGGGAGCTCACGCTAAGAAGCCTGAAGGACCGTGTCGATCTTTTAATCGGTTACTGGAGGCAAGAAGATACAAAAAACTTAAGAAA GTCGGGAACGGAGGAACAATATGCAGAGAAGGAGCAAATATTACAGGACCTCTCTGATTATATAAGGTCGATAAATTACGTGCCCAGAGTAGCACCTAGAAGTTCAAACAGCTGTGGCCGCAAAAGAAGTCACGCTGCTGCGTCCTGTCTGGCGACGCCGCCAGAACAAGTTCGTGCAGATGAAGATCAAG GACAACAAGCTACACAACTCCTGCTCTCAATGACCGCGCCGTGCAGTCCCGCTGCTGTTGAACTCACTGGAGAGCAGTGCCACGAGGAGGAGGAAGAACAGCAAcaccagcagcagcatcagcaacgacaacaacaacagcagcagcagcaacaacaacagcagcagcaacaacaacagcagcaacaacaacagcagcagcagcagcaacaagagcAGCTGCAGCTGCAGCGGCAGCCACAACCGCCGCCTGCAGCTAGGCAACGAGTTCCTGTGACGGCGAGTAGAG GAATCAGAGGCCTCCAAAGCATGGGCTTACAGTTGTTGACTATGCGTCAAACGCATGAATTCGAGCTCCGACAAAAGGAACTTCAAGTCGAAGCCAGAAAATTGGACATTGAAGAGAGACGGCTAGCTCTGGAGGAGCGCAAGCTGGCGCTTGCCGAAAGAAAGCACGAACATGAGGTGACAAGTCGCCAGCAGGAACAGCTGGACTTTATTAAGCGTGTGGAACAGATGTTTGACAAACTCAGCCAAGAGGTGACAGACCTATCAACAAGAATGTCTGGAAATAGGTGA
- the LOC119400069 gene encoding uncharacterized protein LOC119400069, which yields MPRSILQDHLLLSELKWSEIEDLLALEVLGETRRDPLSFRGLLNIDAMDNGMFRTCFRFEKEDVPKLRVALRIPETVMTAQRVPIPGDEALCITLRRLAYPNRLKDLENFFGRHSSTISSLTIEVLRHIDEKFFHLLDDVNNHSWLTIDMLENFSKAIYAKGAPLTNCWGFIDGTARAICRPTRQQQLYFSGHKRFHALKYQSIMCPNGIICQLDGCYPGSKHDAGNFGNSQAYTKLEKLVQGHHYCLYGDPAYPMRPLLLKPYGGASLTPEQCAFNKAMSSVRQAVEWGFGKISGLFAFVDFKKNQKIFRQNVARMYKASALLANCHTCLYGAQVSQYFDLQPPSLEVYLNAR from the exons ATGCCGCGAAGCATACTGCAAGACCATTTGCTTCTCTCTGAGCTAAAATGGTCAGAGATAGAAGATCTCTTAGCACTAGAGGTGTTAGGCGAGACTCGCCGTGACCCACTCTCCTTCCGTGGCCTGCTAAACATCGACGCCATGGACAACGGCATGTTCAGGACATGTTTTCGTTTTGAGAAAGAGGACGTACCGAAGCTGCGAGTAGCCTTGCGCATTCCGGAAACGGTTATGACTGCTCAAAGAGTGCCGATCCCTGGAGACGAAGCCCTCTGCATTACGCTTCGGCGGCTGGCATACCCAAACCGACTAAAGGACCTTGAGAACTTCTTCGGCCGACATAGTTCGACGATATCGTCCTTGACGATAGAGGTGCTGAGGCACATTGATGAGAAATTCTTCCACCTGCTGGACGATGTGAATAACCACAGCTGGCTGACCATCGACATGCTGGAGAATTTCTCGAAG gCCATTTACGCTAAAGGAGCCCCACTTACCAACTGCTGGGGCTTCATTGATGGCACTGCGCGTGCTATATGCCGACCAACCAGGCAGCAGCAGCTGTACTTTAGCGGGCACAAAAGATTTCATGCCCTGAAGTATCAGTCAATAATGTGCCCGAATGGCATCATTTGCCAATTGGATGGATGTTATCCAGGCAGCAAGCACGATGCTG GCAACTTTGGCAACAGCCAGGCATACACAAAGCTGGAAAAGCTCGTGCAGGGACACCACTACTGCCTCTACGGGGACCCTGCTTACCCAATGCGGCCACTACTGTTGAAACCTTACGGCGGTGCATCTTTGACACCGGAGCAATGCGCGTTTAACAAGGCAATGAGCAGCGTGAGGCAGGCCGTGGAATGGGGCTTCGGAAAAATTTCTGGACTCTTTGCCTTTGTAGATTTCAAAAAAAACCAGAAGATCTTCCGCCAGAATGTTGCAAGGATGTACAAAGCGAGTGCATTGCTGGCAAACTGCCATACTTGCCTGTATGGTGCACAGGTCTCGCAATACTTTGACCTGCAACCACCATCCTTGGAAGTGTACCTGAATGCCCGTTAA